One genomic segment of Chitinophaga sancti includes these proteins:
- a CDS encoding helix-turn-helix domain-containing protein yields MSAATQASAKKNENFLKLQQTLMVKSTLDESCILNQALTLIANKWTLLILVALMQGTKRNSELLRQIKGISPKMLTQTLKTLMEYNMVKRSVYPEVPPRVEYELTEFGESTADPLIALLQWSIDWENQISNLYNAHLNFT; encoded by the coding sequence ATGAGCGCAGCAACACAAGCATCAGCTAAGAAAAATGAAAATTTTTTAAAATTGCAGCAAACGCTGATGGTAAAATCAACTTTAGATGAAAGTTGTATCCTCAATCAGGCTTTAACGCTGATTGCTAATAAATGGACATTACTTATTTTGGTGGCACTGATGCAGGGAACTAAACGCAACAGCGAGTTGTTGCGGCAAATCAAAGGGATCTCTCCAAAAATGCTTACACAAACACTAAAAACCTTAATGGAATACAATATGGTAAAACGAAGTGTTTATCCAGAGGTACCTCCGCGTGTTGAATATGAGTTAACTGAATTTGGGGAAAGCACGGCTGATCCCCTGATAGCACTGCTGCAATGGTCTATTGACTGGGAAAATCAAATAAGTAATTTATATAATGCGCATTTGAATTTTACTTAA